From the genome of Streptomyces spinoverrucosus:
CGCCGTCCGCGTACGTCAGTTCCGGGGCGTCGACCGACGCGGACTCCGCGTCGGCCTCCGTGGCATGGGCCGACTGCGCTGACGTCGCACGGCGGTCGTCCCGGAGTGTATGGCGGCCCGCCCGTCGCCGTGCCGACCCGGAGGGTGCGGATCCTCGGATCGGCACGGCGCTCGGATGCGGCGGTGAGCGGCGTATCTCTACAGCGCCTGTGCCGCCGGCTTGACCATGTTGCGGACCGTGCGGGCCTTGACGAAGTCGCCCATGGCCGTCATTTCCCACTCTCCGGAGTACTGGCGGATCAGCTTGGCCATCAGCACGCCGGTCTGCGGCTCGGCGTTGGTGAGGTCGAAGCGGACGAGTTCCTCACCGCTGGCCGCGTCGATCAGGCGGCAGTAGGCCTTGGCGACCTCGGTGAACTTCTGGCCGGAGAAGGAGTTGACCGTGAAGACCAGGCCGCTGACCTCCTGCGGGAGGTGGCCGAGGTCGACGGTGATCACCTCGTCGTCGCCGCCGCCCTCGCCGGTGAGGTTGTCGCCGGAGTGGCGGATCGCGCCGCCCACGATCTGGAGCTTGCCGAAGTAGCAGCTGTCGATGTGGTTGCGCTGCGGGCCGTACGCGATGACCGAGGCATCCAGGTCGATGTCCCGGCCGCGGTACGCCGGCTCCCAGCCGAGACCCATCTTGACCTGGGAGAGCAGCGGGCGGCCGCCCTTGACCAGGGAGACCGTCTGGTTCTTCTGGAGGCTGACCCGGCCCTTGTCGAGGTTGATCTTCCCGGCGCCGGGCGCGGCGGCCGGGGCCGGCGGGGCCGCGGGGGGTGCGGCGGGCGCCGGGGGCGTGGTGAGACGCGGGTCCATGGCCGGGGCCGGCGGGGCCACCGGGGGCTGCATGGGGGCCGGGGGCGGGGTGACCGGCTGAGCCGGGGCGGCGGGCTCCTCCACCGTCACGCCGAAGTCCGTGGCGATGCCGGCCAGGCCGTTGGCGTATCCCTGGCCGACCGCGCGGGCCTTCCAGGCGCCGTTGCGCAGGTAGATCTCGACGACCACCAGTGCCGTCTCGGTGCCGAGCTGCGGGGGCGTGAACGTGGCCAGGGCGCTGTTGTCGTCCGCGTTGCGGATCGTGGCCGTCGGTTCGACGCCCTGGAAGGTCTGGCCCGCGGCGTCCGGGCTCGCGGTGACGACGATCTTCTCGATGCCCGGGGGGAGGGCGGTGGTGTCGACCGTGATGGCGTCCGGGGCGGTGCCGCCGCCGGAGCGGTACGTCACGCCCGGGCCATTGGGCTGGTTGTAGAAGATGAAGTCGTCGTCGGAGCGCACCTTGCCGTCGGCGGTGAGCAGCAGGCCCGATACGTCGAGCCGCACGGGCGCGGCGACGTCCACCGTCACGCGGGCGGCGGACAGGGGGATGTTCGAGCCGGGGGTCATAGCTGTCATGCCCCGAGAACGAGCGAGGGCGTTTTACCGTTCCCTTACCGGGCGGCCGATCGGGTCACCGACCGGTTCGGGGGGGCGGGCAGAGGGTTTTCGCCCCCGCCGCCCCTACCCGTCCCACCTCCAGGGGCTCCGCCCCTTCGACCCCGCCGGGGGCTCTGCCCCCGGACCCCCGCTCCTCAAACGCCGGAGGGGCTGAGACACTGCAGCCCCCAGCAGGGGCCGAAGGGGACGGAGTCCCCTGGGACGGGACGGGATGGGACGGGTAGGGGCGGCGGGGGCGAGGAAAACCTACGGCACCACCACGATCTTCCTGCCCTTCCCCGACGCGAACTGCTCCAGCGCCTCGGGGTAGCTGCTCAGCGGCAGGCGGT
Proteins encoded in this window:
- a CDS encoding TerD family protein, with amino-acid sequence MTPGSNIPLSAARVTVDVAAPVRLDVSGLLLTADGKVRSDDDFIFYNQPNGPGVTYRSGGGTAPDAITVDTTALPPGIEKIVVTASPDAAGQTFQGVEPTATIRNADDNSALATFTPPQLGTETALVVVEIYLRNGAWKARAVGQGYANGLAGIATDFGVTVEEPAAPAQPVTPPPAPMQPPVAPPAPAMDPRLTTPPAPAAPPAAPPAPAAAPGAGKINLDKGRVSLQKNQTVSLVKGGRPLLSQVKMGLGWEPAYRGRDIDLDASVIAYGPQRNHIDSCYFGKLQIVGGAIRHSGDNLTGEGGGDDEVITVDLGHLPQEVSGLVFTVNSFSGQKFTEVAKAYCRLIDAASGEELVRFDLTNAEPQTGVLMAKLIRQYSGEWEMTAMGDFVKARTVRNMVKPAAQAL